A stretch of DNA from Microlunatus sp. Gsoil 973:
CAGTCCGGAAGGTTCGGCCGCCTTCGAACAAGCCCGCGAACTGGCGCGCGGCGGGCACGATCTGGTGGTGATCAACACCGGTCACCACGGGAACAACGCTCATCCGAACTTCGCCTCGGCGCAGGATCTCGATGCCGTCGACGCGGAACTCACTGAGGCGGGGATCAACCACGAGATCCGCCAGCCCGCCGGGCGGACATCGGCCGCCGAAGTGATCCTCGCGGCAGCCGACGAGCTCGACGCCGGCCTGATCGTCATCGGGCTGCGTCGCCGCAGCCCGGTGGGAAAGATCATCTCCGGCAGTACGGCCCAGGCGATCCTGGTCGACGCCCGCTGCCCTGTGCTGTCGGTCAAACCTGGGCAAGCCGTCCTCAAGCCGTAGCCCGCCGCCGGCATGCCGTGGCCATGGCCGAGGCTGCCTGATGCCGGATCTCGGGACCCCGGCGGTAGGTTGTGATCATGGAATACACGACGCTCGGTGGCACCGGTGCCACCGTCAGTCGGCTTGGCTTCGGCGGTGCGACGCTCGGATTGGCCAACTACGTCGAGGAATTCGACCCCGCCGACGCCGCGACCCATGCGCGGTCGGTATCGGCCATCGAGACCGCGTTGGACGCCGGTGTGAACTATTTCGACACCGCCCCCGGCTACGGCGCCGGGATCAGCGAGCGGGTCTTCGGCGAGGCGCTCCAGGGTGTGACCACCGTCGGTGATCACCGGCTGTTCGTCGCCACCAAGGTGTCACCCCAGACGGCCCCCGATGATCTTCGGGTATCGTTGGAGAGCAGCCTGGAGCGGCTCCGGCGTGACCGGATCGAGTTGCTGCAGCTGCACGGATCGTCCTACAGCACCGAGGACGTCGACCGGCTGCTGCGCCCGGGCGGCCTGGTCGAGCAGTTGGTCGCGGCCCGCGACGAGGGGCTGATCGGGGCGGTCGGATTCACCTCGGAGGACACCAACGACGGCGTCTACCGGCTGATCCGCAGCGGTGCGTTCGACGCCGTGCAGCTGTGCTACAACCTGATCTACCAGCATCCCTACGATCCGTCCCGACCGTACGGGTCGATGATCGTTGCCGAAGACCGCGGGCTGGGCATCATCACCATGCGGACCTCGACATCGGGCATCTTCCAGCGTTGGGTGCAGGCGGTCAACCCGAACAACACCTTCGACTACACGCCCGCACTGATCCAATTCGTGCTGTCCAATCCCCTGGTCGACGTCGCACTGGTCGGGATGCGCACACCTGACGAGGTCCGGGCGAACGTCGCACTGGTGAACGACAGATCCGGCCGAATCGATCTCGGCCGGATGCACGAACGCTACGTCCGCTGATCAGCGACGCAGCAGCTCGCGCCCGGTGATCTTGGACTCGTCCAGTTCGATCCCGAAGCCGGGCCGCCGAGGCAGCGCGAAGGAGCCGCCCTCCGGGACCAGCGGATGCTTCTCGAAATGGTGCCGGTTGGGCATGATCCGATAGAGATACTCCACCTTCGGGCAGGTGGCCGGGCTCTGGCTCGCGACAACGTGCAACGCGGCGTGCAGCCCGTGGCCGTGCGGGATCACCGGCACGGTGAACGAATCCGCGAGCGCACAGATCCTGACCAGTTCGGTGACTCCCCCACACCATTCCGGATCGCATTGCAGGATTGACAGCGCACCGGACTGCAGGAACGGCAGCACGTCGGGCCGGTCGTAGAGGTGTTCGCCGGCACTGAGCGGCTGACCGGTGCTGCGGTGCAGTTCGACGAACGCATCCACCCGGTTCGGCAGGAAAACTTCCTCCAGCCAGGTCGGACGCAGATCACGGACCCGTTCGATCCAGGCCCTGGCGAACGCCAGATCCCAGCCCATGAAGGCATCGAACATGATCGGAAAGTCCGGGCCGACGGTCTGCCGGACGGCCCGCGCCAGTTCCACGGTGCGGCTCAGGCCGTCCGGCCCGTCGCCCGGACCGTCGGCGAAGAACCACTTCTGCCCGTCGAATCCGGCGGCCTTCAGCTCGGCCGCCGTTGCGGCGACCGTCTCAGGTTCCAGCGAGGTTCCCAGCGTGCTGACGTAGGCCGGGATCCGGTCCCGCGACGCGCCACCGAGCAGCTGCCACACCGGGGCCTCGTACACCTTGCCGCGGAGGTCCCACAGCGCGTTGTCGATGGCGCTGATGGCGATCTTGAGATGGCCGTGTCGGGCATGCCGGTCGAGCCGTTCCAGCTTGTCCCAGATGATGGTGCCGGCCAGCGCATCCTGGCCGACCAGGAAGTCGGCGTAGCGGTCAAGGATCGGCCAGGCGGCCTCGTAGTCGATCGGGCCGTAGTAGCCGCTGATCCCGTGGTCCGTGCTGATCCTCAGGTAGAGCGAGCTGAGCTCGGCGGGCCGGTCTGCCGGCGGCTGCTGCATCGGCGGCCGGTGCTCGGGATACAGCGTGATCGGCCGGACCTGCTTCTGCCGGCCACCCTCCGGCGGTTCGGGATGAGCTCCGGTCACAACCTCGATGTCAACGGCGGTGATCTTGATCGTACGCAAGCCAGCAGCCCCTCTCCGATTCAGGCGATGTGATCAAACCTGTTGATCATCCGGCGACGGCCCTGGCCAGCGGGGACGGGAATCTCGGCATCACGATCTTTCCGTCCAGCCAGGCGGTGAGCCGCTCAGCCTCGGCATTCACCATAGCCTCCGCGCCGCGGCCGATGTCCTCCAGGTGGTGGACGACGACGACCCCGTCCGGTTCCTGCCACCAGCCGCCGACGATCCGGCCCTCGCACCAGATGGTCGGACCGGCGTTGCCGTTGCTGTCGTAGACGAGCTTCTTGTGATCTCCGAGATACCAGGACCGGTCGGTCCAGCCCATCGGCGTCGGGTCCAGGGCGGGGAGCAGTGCAATCCACGGCTCGACCGGGTGATCCTCCAGAACCTCGTCAAGATCATCGCCGAGCAGATAACCGGTCACGCCGTCAAGGTCGACTTCGACGAGGTCGAGTTCGGCCAGCGAGCGTTTGACCGCGGCAACCGTCGACCCGAGCCACCATCTGATGTCCTGTGCAGTGCCGGGTCCGAAGGCGCTGAGCCAGCGACGGACCATCCGCCGATGAGCGACAGCAGCCTCGGTGGGTTCCCAGCCAGCTCCCAGCCACGACTCCATGGTCGTCCACCGCGGACGCGAGGTGTACCAGGCGCCCCGATTCGTCGCCCGCACCACCCTCCCCTCCGCCGACAGGATGGTCAAGATCCGCGGCGCGATCGGTTGTTCGGCCGACCACTTGCCGCTGCCGGAACGGACGGTGCGCTGCAGGATCGGCAACTCGTCCCTGAGTTCGGTCGAGGTGGCTTCACGGCCGTCGGCCAGCGCATCCAGCACCGCCGCCCTGGCCCGGCGCAGCCAGCGTGCCCCGTCCGAGGCCACGCCGCTCTCCTCGATCAGTTTGATCATCTTGCGCGACTCGGATCCGGCCACCCGCTCGCCCGCCGCCGGTTGCACATCACAAAGCTGGTCGCTGTCGATCACGAAGAGCGTGCGGCGCATGGCCAACTGCTTGATCAGCGAGCGCTCCTGATACAGCGCCCGATCAAGATCGGTGATGACGAAGCCCGGAATCCTGGCACGGGCGGACAGATAGACGGTCGCCGGGTCCGTGGCGTGCAGACAGACCAGATCCCGGGTCAATGCGCCGACATCGCCCGGCGGTAGCCCGACCAATCGTTGCCGTCGGGCCAGTTGTGACCTGCGCTGCTGCACACTGATCCGTTGCATGCCCGCATCCTGCCAAAGCGGCACCTGGTTCGGTCACCGGGCAGACAGCCGCACCGACCACCGGAATGTGCCCGACGGACCGACCACCGGACAGCTGCCCTCGCGCGCCGACGCCAGGTCGGCTGCCCGACCGACCATCGGTTCGATGCCGATCGACCGGTACGGCGATTGTGGCGGCCAGCCGCCGAGATTCCGCCAGACCATCAGGGAGCACAGCTCGGGCGATTCGGCACAGTCCCACTCCAGCTCCAGCCGATCGTCGCCGTCGATGATCACCGCCCGCCTGACGTCGGGCACAATGGCGCAGACGGCGGTGCCGTCAGCCGCACTCAGTCGATCAAGCCCGGACGGCCACCACCGCTCGGGATCCAAGTCGTCGAGAACGGTCATCCGTTTCGCGTCCGGAATGTCGAGCACCGCCCGGCTGCTCACCGCGAGCAACGCATGCAGGGCGTGCAGGAATGATGTTCCGGGTCGGCCGTCGATTCGATAGGTGATCTCCGGCGCCGGACCGTCCGCGATGGTGCGCCGGAGTGTGCCGTTGCCCGGGATGTCGACCGCAGCAGAACGGTTCGTACCCGACCATGGCCGGGACCAGGCGTCGCCGTGATCGGGCAATCCACGAATCGTCGGAAAACACTCCTCGGCGCCGCCGGCATCGATGAAGGCCGCGCCGGGCCGGGCACGATGGCGCTCCGCGGCCGGTACCAGCGGGTTCTGCCACAGCCACTCGCGGTCCCCGGCCCGCCAGGAGGTCCAACGCCCACCGTGGCCGAGATCGACCTGCCAGTCGAGAGGCAGGCAGCCGCGATTGATCACCTCGCTCCGTCCGCGCCGTCCCATGCGGCGCCGGGCCGGTCTGTCACTTGTTCACCCCTACCAGCAGCCCGGAGACGAAGTGCCGCTGGAAGGCGAAGAAGACGATGGTTGTCGGGATCGCCGCGATCAGTGATCCGGCAGCGATCACGTTCCACGAGGAGCTGTAGCCCCCCTGCAGGTTGAGCAACGCTGCGGTGATCGGAAACTTCGTGTCGGTCCGCAGGACCGTCAGGGCCCACAGCAGGTCGTTGAACACCCAGGTGCTTTCCAGTGCGGCGAGAGCGGCCAGCGCGGGACGACACAACGGCATCACCATCGTCGCGTAGATGCGCAGATCACCGGCACCGTCGATCCGAGCGGCTTCGAACAGCTCGTCCGGCAGCGACCTCATGAACCCGTACAGGACGAAGGTGAAGAAGCCCATTCCGAAGCCGACCTGGACGGCGACGACGGCCAGCAGCGTGTCGTAGATACCCAGCAGCTCGCAGATCTTCGCCACCGGGATGAGCAGGATCTGCGGCGGCAGCAGGTTGCCGGCGAGCATGATCAACAGGATCGCCCGGCCGAACGGGATGCGATACCGGCTGAGTGCGAAGGCCGACAGCGAGGCCAGTAACAGCACGACGACCACCACGCTGACGGTGATCACGATGCTGTTGCCGAGAGCCTGGCCGATGCTGCCGTCGACCCACGCGGTCCGGAAGGCGCCCAGCGTGAACTCCCGCGGCCAGGACCCCAGACCGTTGCCGGCGATGTCGTCGAAGCTACGGATCGCGATCATGACCACGAAGACCAGCGGCAGGACCCACAGAACAGCGATCGGTGTCATCACGACGTGGAACACCCATGGGTGTCGTCGCCGTCGCACGCGCGTAGGCGGTGGCGTCCGCCCGGAAGCGATCGAAGTGGTGGCGGTCACCGGTCAGTCCTCCCGGGTGGCGCGAGCCAGGTAGGTGATGATGAAGACGATCGCCAGCACGAAGATCACCACGGCGATCGCCGATCCGTAGCCGAGATTCACCAAAGTGAAGCCGACCTGGTACATGTATGTGCTGAGCAGTTGGGTGCTGTTGTACGGACCGCCTCGGGTCATCGCCCAGACGATGTCGAAGGTGCGCAGCGAATCGATCACCGTGACGGCGAACACGACGGTGTTCACATTGCGCAGCTGCGGCATCACGATGTGGGTGAATCGTTGCCAGCGGTTCGCCCCGTCGACGGCAGCCGCTTCTTCCAGTTGCGGATCGCAGCCCTTCAGACCCGCCAGATACAAGACCATGATGTATCCGGCCTGCCGCCAAACCGCCGCGACCAGGATCGCACCGAGGGCCGTGCTGGGATCGGCCAGCCACTGGTGGTTGTTGGTGTTGATGCCGATCGCCGCCAGCGCGCCGTTGATCGGGCCGTCCGGCTGGTACAGCACCTGCCAGAACAGGCCGCTGACCGCCAGCGAAAAGACCATCGGCAGATAGATGGCGCTGCGGTAGATGCCGACGCCTCGTCGCGGTCGGTTCAGGGCGACCGCCAAAGAGAGACCGACCACGACCGAGATACCGCCGAACGCCACGATCCAGATGATGTTGTTCTTGATCGCGGTCCGAAAGATCGGGTCGTCGGTCAACAGGGTGCGATAGTTCTGCAGGCCGACGGGTTGGGCCGCGCCTACTCCGCTCCATTTCGTGAAGGACAACTGGAAGCTGTTGAACGCCGGCCAGAACACCCAGAACATCTCGACGGCCAACGGGACGAGGAGCAGCAACCAGACGACCGGCGGGACGCGTCGCGGGCCCCGGCCGTGCCGGGTACGTTCACCGGCTGGCGGTCGATGATCCTCGAGATCGGCCGGTACGGGTCGCGCGGATGCTGTGGCGCTCACGGTCCGGCCCCCGTATCGCGGTGTGGCCCGGTCACGCGTTCCGTACCTTGGTCGCCGCTTCCTGCCAGCTCTTCAGAATGCTGTTCAGTTCCTCGGGATGATCAAGGAACCGGGTCAGCGCGGTGTCGGCTGTGGTCTGCAGGGCGTCGGAGGAGTCGCGGTTGAAGAACTGGGTGATCTCCTTGGTGTCGGCCAGCAACTTGATGCCCTTCTGGACCAGCGGTGAGAAGTTGGAGGTGTCGACATCGGGAGAGGTCGGCAGGTTGGAGGAACCTGCGGCCTCGATGTAGGCCTGCTGCTGTTCGGGCGAGGCGAGGTAGTTCAACAGATCCTTGGTGCCCGCAACATTCTTGGTCCGCGAACTGGCGAAGAAGCCGTCGGTCGGCGCCTCTTCGGCCGACGGGATGGACGGATCGATGGTCGGCACCGAGAAGAAGTCGATGTCGTCCTGCATCTTCTTGGGCAGGTACTCGGTGACGAAGGCACCGATGAGATACATGGCGGCCTTCTTGTTGGCCAGCGGTGTGGCTGCCTCCTGGGCGCTGTAGGACCGGCCCTTCGGATCGAAGTACGGGATCAGCGTGCCATAGGTCTTCATCACATTGCGGACCTCGGCACTGTCGAAGGAATGTTTGCCGGCCAGCAGATCGCGGTGGAACTGGGCACCGTTGATCCGCAGGTCGAGGTAGTCGAACCAACCGGAGGACATCCACGCCGTCGAGCCGGTCCCGCAGGTGAGCGGGTAGACGCCTTTGCCCTTCAGCGTGTCGAGCAGGGCCATGAAGTCGTCCCACGTGGTCGGGACGCTCACGCCCCATTCGTCGAAGGCCGACTTCCGGTAGAAGATGCTCCACCAGTAGTAGCTGGTCGGCACGAAGATCTGATGGCCCTGCCCGTCGGTGGACAATGCCTTGAGGGCGGGTGAGAACGACGCGCACGACCCGTCACCGCTCCACAGGTCCGAGACGTCGAGAAGGTAGCCCTTGCTCGCATAGTCCCGGGCGACCGCACCGGCCAGCCAGGTGATCACGTCGGGCGGGTCCGAGGAGGTCAGGTAGGTCGACAGCTGCGCCCGGAACTGCTCGGTGGCCACCGTGTTCACGGTGACCTTGTTCTTCGTGTAACCGTCGACGACCTTCTTCAAACCGGCTTTCGGTCCGGGATCGGCCAGATCGGACTGCAAGGTCAGCGGCGCGTTCTTCTTCTGCGCGACGGTCGGCTGCGAGGAGCCCTGGCTGCCGCCGCCGATGCAGCCGCCCAGGAACAACGAGCTGCCTACCGCGGCACCGCCCAGCAGCAGACCGCGGCGGGTGGTGCCGGTCGGTACGGGTCGAGCATTCATGATCATGTTCTCCTTCGAACTGCTGTCTGGCGGCGCGGATCGACCCCAGCGAGAAAGGCCGCGTTGCACTGTTGCTGAAGGACGATGTCGGACCACATGGCATGCTGCGGTGCGGCGTTGGAACAGATCACGGTGCCGCGGGCACCGACCCGAACCGACTCCGCCACCGCCAGCCGACAGAATTCCGCACCGATGGGTCCCTCCTCGAACCGGCCGTCACGTGGTGTGTAGCCGATCCAGCCTTCACCGAAGACCAGGGGTACGCCGTGATCGACGGCCCAGTCGCGGGCCACGTCCAGCCAGATGCGCAGTGTGGTGTTCATCTGCTGCTCCCAGGCCGGATAGCGACGGTAGAGCCAACGGTCTATAGCCTCCGGGTCACCCCAGTCGTGGACGTACACCTCCGGCGCCGACACGATCGTCGCCCGCAACCGCCAGGGGTCCGACGGCTGCCATTCGGTGATCTTCGGCGCGCCGGCCCGCAGCAGGTCCGTCTCGGCGCGGGACTGGTCGAACTCCTCAACCGGTGACCGTAGACCGTATTCGTTGATCAACTGCTCCAGTACGCCGTAGACGTACGGATGGGTGACCAAGACGTCGATCGTCTCCGGTATCCCGCGCATTGACCCGGCCGGCACCCGGGCGTAGTTGACCGTGACCGGACGGCCGGGATGCCTGCTGTGGAAGGCCGCAAGGGCTCGCTCCAGCCGCGGCCGAAGTGCGACGACGCGCTCCTGCGTGTCTTCGGTCAGCCCCTCGGCGAGGTGCCCCACCTGGACCTCGTTGTGGATCTCGGTGAAGGCGATCCGGTCGTCGAGGTCATGATCGGCCAGGAAGTCGATCAGGTCGGCGAGCGCGACCGCCTGGCGTTCGGCCCGCCGCTCAGGATCGACGGCCAGCAAGGCGTCACACCAGTCGCTGCTGTCGGCGAACGCGGAGCTCTGCTGGTACTCCCACGACGAGAGGATGACGAAGCAGTCGTGTCGTCGGGCCGCCTCGAACAGATTCACCAGGTGGGCGCGGCCGTCGATCGCGGTCGGCGTCGCGACGTCGTACCAGCGCACCCGTTGCCCGTATCCGGTTCGCTCCGGACCGCTGCCGTTCACTGCACCCAGCGGACCGAGCCGGATCGTCGTGGTGTCCAGGCCACTGCCGAACAGCAGATAGGGCATGGCACAGATGCGGATCGTGTTGTAGCCCCGCTGGACGGCCTCGGCGAAGACCCGGTCGAGATCGGCGAACGGCTCACCCGGCCCGGTCCGGACGTACCAGGAGAAGTCCCAGAGCGTGATCGTCAGCCGGTTCGGCAGGTGAGCCGGCAGCGGAACCGGTTGATAGGTCCTCGGTGGCGTCATCGGCGTTCCTTCCGGTGATCAAGATCGCGACGGAGATCTGTTGCCGCCTCATGGCTCGGGTCGAGGGTCAGCAGAGACTCCAGTTCACCGGCCGCGGTCTCGACGTCGTCGGTCAACACCCCCAGCTGGGCGCGCAGCAGGCCGACCACAAGATCGCGGGACCGCTGCGGATCCTCATCAAAGAGCAGCAGGTTGGGCAGAGAGGTGGCGAAGTAGTCGATCTTGGCCGGGGTTTCGGCGAGTCGCTTGACGTGGCCGGACAGTCCGTCGACCAGCCCGACGGCCAGCTCATGATCACCGACGGCTCGAGCGGCGAGCACGGAGAAGTAGGTGTTGTCGGAATACGGCTGCGGCGCCATCCCGGAGAAGTCCCCGACGATTCGGGCCGCACGCTGCCACGCTTCGCGAGCGGCGGCCGCGTCGCCGGCCGCCGCGGCGACGTCACCGCTGAGCAACAGCAGCTGCGACGGGTTGGCCAGAGGGTGCCTGGCCTCGCCCAGCGAGGTGGGCGGTACGAGTGCGCGATCGAGGTGTTCGCGCGCCGCCCCGGGATGGCCGCTGCGCAGAGCGCGGGTGGCCAGCAGCACATTGGCCCGGTCCCAGGCGCGCAGCACCTGTCCCTCGCCACCCTCCCACGGCTGGAACCGTCGTCGGGAGAGCAAACTGAGCGCTTCGCCCAGACGTCCCGCGGTGATCAACAGCTGGGCGTACTCGACGGACAGGTCGTCACGGCTGTGGACCGGGGCGTCGGCGTCCTCCAGCAGCCGTAGCCGTTCGGCCGGCGACCAGCCGACGCGGCGCCTCAGCTGATCGCTCTCATACCAGAGCCGACCGTCCCGCGGTGACCGTTCGATCGCCCGCTCGTAGGCCGAGAGTGCGGCGCCGCCGTCGTCTTCGGTGTTGACCAACGCAACGGCGAGATTGCGCCACACGACCGGGTCGGACGGGTCGCCCGCGAGACTGTCCCGCCAGCGCCGGATCGCCTCGGCCGGCCGGCCGTTCGCGTACAGCCAGTGCCCGAGCAGGGCGGCTGCCGTGGCATCTGTCCGGTCGGCGGCGACAGCATCTTCCAGAGCGCCGACATCATCGAGCCGGGACGGGAAGTTCCAGCCACGATCACCTTCGGCGGCGCGGCGCCGGACCCGCCCGGCCTCGTCCGTGTCGCCTCGCCGGTGCAGCAGTGCCGCGGCCCGGTAGGCAGCGGTCAGTCCGCCGGCGGTCTGGCCCAACGGACGATGGGCATCCAGGCTGCGGGCCTGCTCCAGTTGGGCCAGAGCCTGCCCATCGTCGCCCGCCCTGGCGAACTCTCCGGCGACGTCGATCAACAGCTGGGTCTCGGCGAGCCCGCCGAACCGGCCGGCCTGTTGGGGGCAGCCGTCGATCACCCAGGTCCAGACGTCCAGCGGATCAGCCCGTCGCGACCTGCGCAGGTCCGCGTCGGCCTCGGCGACCCTGCCCAGCCGGCGCAGCAGGAGGATGCGCAGTGCGGCGGCCTGGAGATGTTCCGGTTCGCCGCGCAGCGCCTGGTCGACGCGGGACAGCGCCGCACGGTTCCGACCTGCTCGGGCGTCCAGCAGTGCCAGCTGGAAGCCGGCCGGTCCGGCCCAGGCGCGCAGCCAACCCGCTTTGGCGAAGGCGGTGTACGCCTCCTCCTCCCTGCCGAGCCGGAGCAGAGTCAGACCGAGGCGATAGTGCGCCTCGCCCTCGACCGGGTTCCGGTTGTAGCTGGTCAGCCGCTCGATCGCCGTTCGGAGGTGCTGTTCTGCTGCTGCGAACAGACCCTCGTCGTAACGGCGTGCCGCGAGCGCGACGTGGCTGGCAGCGTGGCCGGGATCGCGGTGCAGCGCCTCGCGCCAGTACGGTTCCGGCGACCGGGTGGCGTGCCGGTACTGCTGCAGATGCCGACCGATCAGGAAGAGCACTTCGACGCTGTCCACGGCCGCTGGTGGCGGCGGCTCGACCGCCGCCCCGGTCGATTGGCCACGCCGGGAGGGGTCCGGTTCCGGTTCGGACCAGGCGACGAGGATGCCTCCGCCGACCCGAAGTTCGACGGTCGCCGGCCGGCCGGTCAGATCGAGCCCGAATGGTCGGTCCGGGACAAGATCGACCACATGGTGCGCGGTCGCGCCATCGGCCGCGGTCAGGACGATGTCGGCGTCCGGCAGTGCCCGGGTCACTTCGACGTTGAGCCGTGTCGAGGACTCGTCGGCGAGGATCGACAGGGCGGCGTCGCGGCCCGCCGCCGCTGCCGGTCCGGTGCCGGCCAGCGGATACCAGTACTGGCTGAACGCCTTGGTCTCCCCTGGTGCCAGGTGGGAGAAGTCGGGCTGGTTGTCGGTGTAGACGCCGGCCATCAGTTCGATGTAGGCGGATCCGTCATCGGCGAGGTTGGCATTCCAGACGTGCCCGAACGGCGCGTCACCCCAGGTCCACTGCTTCTTGCCGACGGCTATCTGGTGATCGGCCCAGTGGACGAACCCGGCATCGGCGCGGTGATCGTACCCGCCGAAGAAATCACCGGTCGAGTCCAGGCACATGTACGACGTCGGCACCGGTATGTTGCGGTACCAGTCCAGGCGGTCGCCGGGCACCCGGCGATCGCTGCCCGGACGGGTCTCCTGGGGGCGCCGGGCCGGATAGTCGACGCCGTAGTAGCTGCCGGTGGCGGTGGGAAACGTGCTGAGTGCCCGGCGGGCGTGGTCGGCGACCAGGTGGACGTCGCCGGGAAAGAACGACTGATAGTCCGCATGGACCTCCGCGGCAGCGTTGGCCCACCAGAGGAAGGTCTGCGGCAGATCGCTGCGGTTGTAGAGGCGGACCTGCAGTTCCAGCAGCGTCGAGCCTGCCATGAGCCTGATCCCGTGCATTCCCTTCATCCGGGCGAACGGGTCGTGGTCGGAACACCACACCGTGACCTCGCTGTCGTCCGCACCGTCGTCCGCACCGTGATCGACCGACCACGCGGTGGGCAGGAACGTGGCCGGGCGATGGTGCTGCGGCCAGTTGAATTCCACCCCACCCGCCAGCCACGGTCCGGCCAGTCCGACCAGCGCAGGTTTGATCACCGGATTGGCGTAGAAGATCGGATACTCGGTGCGCTTGTCGACGACGAGGTGGATCCGACCGCCGAGTTCGGGCAGCACCAGCACCCGGAGGTATTCGTTCTCCAGATGCAGGCCGAGCCAGCGATGCGGCACGGGATGCTCGGCGATGCGGTCATGGAAGGGCAGCGGATAGACCCGGCCCGAGGATCCCTGGTAGACGCGTCGGTCAAGGTAGGCCGGATAACGGCTCGGCGGATCCGGCAGATACGTGGGTAGCTCGATGGGCTCCGCCCACGCGGCGGTCGCGGCTCCGACCAGCCGGGCCGGACGGGCCGGAAGAGCGAACGCCGCGTTGCGCATGATCGACACGCTAGGTCGGACGGACGCGGTCGAGGAATGCACAATTCGACGATCGACCTGGACGATTCTCTGAACTGTCCTACGGTGGCGGGATGTATCTGCGCGACGGGTTCCCCGGTCAGCGGCTGCATGTGCTACCCGGCCCGCTGGTCCAGGAGGCGCTGACCCGGCCACCGACGAGCCGCTTGATGATCACCGACGCTGGATATTTCCCGCATGCGGCGATGCACGGGCGGGTTCGGCGGACCGGCGCCGGACAGACCATTCTGATCATGTGTGCCGACGGCGCGGGCTGGGGCGTTCTCGACGGCGTACGTCATGAGGTCGCCGCCGGACAGCTGATGCTGATCCCGGCGCGCACCCCACACCAGTACTACGCCCACACGACCGATCCCTGGTCCATCTGGTGGCTGCATGTCACCGGCGCCGACGTCGACGAGTTGGTCGAGGCGATCGGGCTGACCGCGATCAAGCCGGTGGCCGCGCTGAGCGATCCGGTGGCCGCGTTCGCACTGGTCGAGGCCATCTGTGACACCCTGGAACGGGACGAGACCTGGGCCAGTCTGATCGCGGCGGCCGGCCTCGGCTGGAATCTGCTGGCCAGACTGGCTGCCGAACGGCAGCGGTCGGGCAATACCGAACCACTTCGGCTGGTGCAAGATCATCTTCGCCAGCACCTGACGGCGCCGGTGCGGATTCCCGAG
This window harbors:
- a CDS encoding cellulase-like family protein; the protein is MTPPRTYQPVPLPAHLPNRLTITLWDFSWYVRTGPGEPFADLDRVFAEAVQRGYNTIRICAMPYLLFGSGLDTTTIRLGPLGAVNGSGPERTGYGQRVRWYDVATPTAIDGRAHLVNLFEAARRHDCFVILSSWEYQQSSAFADSSDWCDALLAVDPERRAERQAVALADLIDFLADHDLDDRIAFTEIHNEVQVGHLAEGLTEDTQERVVALRPRLERALAAFHSRHPGRPVTVNYARVPAGSMRGIPETIDVLVTHPYVYGVLEQLINEYGLRSPVEEFDQSRAETDLLRAGAPKITEWQPSDPWRLRATIVSAPEVYVHDWGDPEAIDRWLYRRYPAWEQQMNTTLRIWLDVARDWAVDHGVPLVFGEGWIGYTPRDGRFEEGPIGAEFCRLAVAESVRVGARGTVICSNAAPQHAMWSDIVLQQQCNAAFLAGVDPRRQTAVRRRT
- a CDS encoding DUF5107 domain-containing protein, with protein sequence MRNAAFALPARPARLVGAATAAWAEPIELPTYLPDPPSRYPAYLDRRVYQGSSGRVYPLPFHDRIAEHPVPHRWLGLHLENEYLRVLVLPELGGRIHLVVDKRTEYPIFYANPVIKPALVGLAGPWLAGGVEFNWPQHHRPATFLPTAWSVDHGADDGADDSEVTVWCSDHDPFARMKGMHGIRLMAGSTLLELQVRLYNRSDLPQTFLWWANAAAEVHADYQSFFPGDVHLVADHARRALSTFPTATGSYYGVDYPARRPQETRPGSDRRVPGDRLDWYRNIPVPTSYMCLDSTGDFFGGYDHRADAGFVHWADHQIAVGKKQWTWGDAPFGHVWNANLADDGSAYIELMAGVYTDNQPDFSHLAPGETKAFSQYWYPLAGTGPAAAAGRDAALSILADESSTRLNVEVTRALPDADIVLTAADGATAHHVVDLVPDRPFGLDLTGRPATVELRVGGGILVAWSEPEPDPSRRGQSTGAAVEPPPPAAVDSVEVLFLIGRHLQQYRHATRSPEPYWREALHRDPGHAASHVALAARRYDEGLFAAAEQHLRTAIERLTSYNRNPVEGEAHYRLGLTLLRLGREEEAYTAFAKAGWLRAWAGPAGFQLALLDARAGRNRAALSRVDQALRGEPEHLQAAALRILLLRRLGRVAEADADLRRSRRADPLDVWTWVIDGCPQQAGRFGGLAETQLLIDVAGEFARAGDDGQALAQLEQARSLDAHRPLGQTAGGLTAAYRAAALLHRRGDTDEAGRVRRRAAEGDRGWNFPSRLDDVGALEDAVAADRTDATAAALLGHWLYANGRPAEAIRRWRDSLAGDPSDPVVWRNLAVALVNTEDDGGAALSAYERAIERSPRDGRLWYESDQLRRRVGWSPAERLRLLEDADAPVHSRDDLSVEYAQLLITAGRLGEALSLLSRRRFQPWEGGEGQVLRAWDRANVLLATRALRSGHPGAAREHLDRALVPPTSLGEARHPLANPSQLLLLSGDVAAAAGDAAAAREAWQRAARIVGDFSGMAPQPYSDNTYFSVLAARAVGDHELAVGLVDGLSGHVKRLAETPAKIDYFATSLPNLLLFDEDPQRSRDLVVGLLRAQLGVLTDDVETAAGELESLLTLDPSHEAATDLRRDLDHRKERR
- a CDS encoding AraC family transcriptional regulator, encoding MYLRDGFPGQRLHVLPGPLVQEALTRPPTSRLMITDAGYFPHAAMHGRVRRTGAGQTILIMCADGAGWGVLDGVRHEVAAGQLMLIPARTPHQYYAHTTDPWSIWWLHVTGADVDELVEAIGLTAIKPVAALSDPVAAFALVEAICDTLERDETWASLIAAAGLGWNLLARLAAERQRSGNTEPLRLVQDHLRQHLTAPVRIPELAELAGFSPSHFSARFRAFTGYSVIEYVKRLRMARARQLLITSDRTIAEIATAVGYRDAFYFSRVFRAVNQTSPSAFRARAREEAGHQATGKPTVIIGL